Proteins encoded by one window of Streptococcus suis S735:
- a CDS encoding helix-turn-helix domain-containing protein: protein MRIDSLLEKRELAIYQLLLYLEDRKEAPSLKDICHYLELSKLTLFRYIVSFNEEAEVTDLGLSFQLEDEKVFLKKKASLSLHRILDYLCQTSTKYQIIVYLSDKEEVSIQQLAQELLISEATLNRHLASLNQILAEFGIGIKSGRLKGSELQIRYFLHQMLSLTTTRAELQEEFMLGKIEALLPVFERFYQSPLNPKQAHRLLLWLMISQQRSRLRQLDFKHLYKLMEPYQEHKFYRRLRKMYFTLSQQQSTSFQEGEIMALFAFLFSHFILVPHQLEQVLGFGGPIMEATSLALQKLRLYFEGNLPVSEEALYHLNQIMSQLYFFYSSVELEEVEASSFYSEAEDLLKDVYKSVFHRKVDKKIRNSYLTNIADLYIYFGQVQPIQVKVAFASSLHEVLSYPLLLQLREKLEGNRQVLIEPYQAGYDYDLIITDYLENTSIPVYCLGNRLKIQDIVQLKAWIQDIYHQKSCQSEIMATKTSFPIEHR, encoded by the coding sequence ATGCGGATTGATTCCTTATTGGAAAAGCGTGAGCTCGCCATTTATCAGCTTCTCCTCTACTTAGAAGATAGGAAAGAGGCGCCATCGCTAAAGGATATTTGTCACTATTTAGAATTGTCAAAATTAACTCTTTTTCGCTATATTGTATCTTTCAATGAAGAAGCAGAAGTAACCGACTTGGGACTCTCTTTTCAACTCGAAGATGAAAAGGTCTTTTTGAAGAAAAAGGCCAGTTTGAGTCTTCATCGTATCCTAGACTATCTCTGTCAAACCAGTACCAAATATCAAATTATTGTTTATTTATCTGATAAGGAAGAGGTTTCTATTCAACAGCTGGCTCAAGAATTGCTGATAAGCGAAGCGACTCTGAATCGCCATCTTGCCTCTTTGAACCAGATATTGGCAGAATTTGGTATTGGAATCAAAAGTGGTCGTCTAAAAGGTAGTGAGCTTCAAATACGGTACTTTTTACATCAAATGTTGAGTTTGACTACTACGAGAGCGGAATTACAAGAAGAGTTTATGCTAGGGAAAATAGAGGCCTTATTGCCGGTTTTCGAACGCTTCTATCAATCGCCGCTAAATCCCAAGCAAGCCCATCGTCTGTTGTTGTGGTTAATGATTTCACAGCAACGCTCTCGATTGCGACAGCTAGATTTTAAGCACCTTTACAAATTGATGGAACCCTATCAAGAACATAAGTTTTACCGACGTTTGAGAAAGATGTATTTTACACTAAGTCAGCAACAATCCACCTCTTTCCAAGAAGGGGAAATTATGGCGTTGTTTGCTTTCCTGTTTAGCCATTTTATTTTAGTACCGCATCAATTAGAGCAGGTTCTTGGTTTCGGTGGACCGATTATGGAAGCTACCTCTTTGGCTCTTCAGAAATTACGGTTATATTTTGAGGGAAATTTACCAGTCTCAGAAGAAGCGCTCTATCATTTGAACCAAATCATGAGCCAGCTATATTTCTTTTATTCTTCCGTTGAACTGGAAGAGGTAGAAGCTTCTAGTTTCTATTCAGAAGCAGAAGACTTGCTAAAAGACGTCTATAAATCAGTTTTTCATAGAAAAGTCGATAAAAAAATAAGGAACTCTTATCTGACAAATATTGCGGATTTGTATATTTATTTTGGTCAGGTCCAGCCTATACAGGTCAAGGTTGCTTTTGCTTCTTCCCTACATGAGGTTCTATCCTATCCTCTCTTGTTGCAACTAAGGGAGAAGTTAGAAGGCAATCGTCAGGTTCTTATTGAGCCCTATCAAGCAGGATATGACTATGATTTGATTATTACAGATTACCTCGAAAATACAAGCATTCCAGTTTATTGCCTAGGAAATCGATTGAAAATCCAAGATATCGTACAATTAAAGGCATGGATACAGGATATATATCATCAAAAGTCCTGTCAATCAGAGATTATGGCGACCAAAACTTCTTTTCCTATCGAGCATCGCTAG
- the glpK gene encoding glycerol kinase GlpK, which translates to MSTEKYIMAIDQGTTSSRAIIFNKKGEKVGSYQKEFTQIFPKPGWVEHNANEIWNSVQSVIAGSFIESGVRPDQIEGIGITNQRETTVVWDKETGLPIYNAVVWQSRQTAHIADQLKADGHADMIHQKTGLVVDAYFSATKVRWILDQVPGAQERAEKGEILFGTIDTWLVWKLTDGKCHVTDYSNAARTMLYNIEELKWDDEILSLLNIPKAMLPEVRSNSEVYGTTAPFHFYGAEVPISGMAGDQQAALFGQLAFEPGMVKNTYGTGSFIVMNTGEEMQLSQNNLLTTIGYGIGGKVYYALEGSIFIAGSAVQWLRDSMRMVTTSPESEELARKSTSNDEVYVVPAFTGLGAPYWNSDARGSVFGLTRGTTKEDFVKATLQSIAYQVRDVIDTMQLDTGIDISVLKVDGGAAMHSLLMQFQADILGIEIARAQNLETTALGAAFLAGLAVGFWKDLDELKELNAVGQSFQPTMNEARKEQLYKGWKKAVAATQLFAEVDEEQ; encoded by the coding sequence ATGTCTACTGAAAAATATATCATGGCCATTGACCAAGGAACTACAAGTTCACGTGCCATTATCTTCAATAAAAAAGGTGAAAAGGTTGGCAGTTACCAAAAAGAGTTTACGCAAATTTTCCCTAAACCAGGTTGGGTTGAACACAACGCCAATGAAATTTGGAATTCTGTTCAGTCTGTGATTGCAGGGTCCTTTATCGAAAGCGGTGTTCGTCCTGATCAGATTGAAGGAATTGGTATTACCAACCAGCGTGAAACAACCGTTGTCTGGGATAAGGAAACAGGTCTTCCAATCTACAATGCCGTTGTCTGGCAATCTCGTCAAACAGCTCATATTGCTGACCAGCTGAAGGCGGATGGTCATGCAGATATGATTCATCAAAAGACAGGTCTAGTAGTCGACGCCTACTTCTCAGCAACCAAAGTTCGTTGGATTTTAGATCAAGTCCCTGGAGCGCAGGAACGTGCTGAAAAAGGTGAGATTCTCTTTGGAACCATTGATACTTGGTTGGTTTGGAAATTGACTGATGGGAAATGCCATGTGACGGATTATTCAAACGCAGCTCGTACCATGCTCTACAACATTGAAGAGTTGAAATGGGATGATGAAATTTTATCTCTTCTCAATATTCCAAAAGCCATGCTGCCAGAAGTTCGTTCAAACTCTGAAGTTTACGGCACAACAGCTCCATTCCATTTCTATGGCGCAGAAGTGCCAATCTCTGGCATGGCAGGTGACCAACAGGCTGCCTTATTTGGACAATTAGCATTTGAGCCAGGTATGGTGAAAAATACTTACGGAACCGGTTCCTTCATCGTGATGAATACAGGTGAAGAGATGCAGTTGTCACAGAACAACCTTCTCACAACAATTGGCTATGGTATCGGTGGCAAAGTCTATTATGCGCTTGAAGGATCTATCTTTATCGCTGGTTCGGCGGTTCAATGGCTCCGTGACAGCATGCGAATGGTGACTACATCACCTGAGTCAGAAGAGCTTGCTCGTAAGTCTACCAGCAATGATGAAGTCTATGTTGTTCCAGCCTTTACAGGACTTGGTGCTCCGTATTGGAACTCAGATGCGCGTGGCTCAGTCTTTGGTCTCACTCGTGGTACGACTAAAGAAGACTTCGTCAAAGCAACTCTTCAATCCATTGCCTACCAAGTTCGAGATGTTATTGACACCATGCAATTGGATACAGGTATTGATATTTCTGTCTTGAAGGTTGACGGTGGTGCAGCAATGCACAGCCTCCTCATGCAATTCCAAGCAGATATTTTGGGTATTGAAATCGCACGCGCTCAAAACCTTGAAACTACAGCTCTTGGAGCAGCATTCTTAGCAGGTTTAGCAGTTGGTTTCTGGAAAGATTTGGATGAATTGAAAGAACTCAACGCTGTCGGCCAATCCTTCCAACCAACCATGAACGAAGCTCGTAAAGAACAACTTTACAAGGGATGGAAAAAAGCTGTCGCAGCAACTCAACTATTTGCAGAAGTGGATGAAGAGCAATAA
- the glpO gene encoding type 1 glycerol-3-phosphate oxidase, with product MEFSKETRRLAIERMQDRQLDLLIIGGGITGAGVALQAAASGMETALIEMQDFAEGTSSRSTKLVHGGLRYLKQFDVEVVSDTVSERAVVQNIAPHIPKPDPMLLPVYDEPGSTFSLFRLKVAMDLYDLLAGVNNTDMANKVLTREEVLEREPNLKQEGLIGGGVYLDFRNNDARLVIENIKRAAKDGALIASRAKAEKFIKDDAGKVVGIVARDLLTDRTFEIRARLVINTTGPWSDEVRNLGGEGSGVLQMRPTKGVHLVVDSSRLSVPQPTYFDTGHADGRMVFVLPRENKTYFGTTDTDYTGDLANPMVTQEDVDYLLDIVNNRFPEANLTLDDIESGWAGLRPLLSGNGASDYNGGNNGKLSDDSFNSLIETVKGYMNNEKTRDDVEHDLTHLEGSVSEKHLDPSAVSRGSALDRDDNGLLTLAGGKITDFRKIAEGAIEKVADILKEEHGRSFKLINSKTYPVSGGELNPANVAEEIEHLAQLGVKKGLLYDDALYLANLYGSNAPKVFVLNHKVEAVSGLNKRDLLSLHYAMKEEMTLTAVDYLLRRTNYMLFMREQLDAVALEIIKEMAAYYAWSEEEVAQQKQLLADTLVKNDLTYLKEK from the coding sequence ATGGAATTTTCAAAAGAAACAAGACGCTTAGCTATTGAGCGAATGCAGGATCGTCAACTTGACCTCCTCATTATCGGGGGTGGTATTACAGGTGCAGGTGTGGCTTTGCAGGCAGCAGCAAGCGGTATGGAAACAGCCTTGATTGAAATGCAGGACTTTGCAGAAGGAACTTCCAGTCGCTCAACCAAATTGGTCCACGGTGGTCTTCGCTACCTCAAACAATTTGACGTGGAAGTGGTATCCGATACCGTATCTGAACGTGCTGTAGTACAAAATATCGCCCCACATATTCCAAAGCCAGACCCAATGCTTTTACCAGTCTATGATGAGCCAGGTTCTACCTTCAGCCTCTTCCGTTTGAAAGTGGCCATGGACTTGTATGATCTCTTGGCTGGCGTCAATAATACCGATATGGCCAATAAGGTCTTGACAAGAGAAGAAGTACTTGAACGCGAACCAAACTTGAAGCAAGAAGGATTGATTGGTGGCGGTGTCTATCTTGATTTCCGCAACAATGATGCTCGTTTGGTTATTGAAAATATCAAACGTGCAGCCAAGGATGGTGCCTTGATTGCCAGCCGTGCCAAAGCTGAGAAATTCATCAAAGATGATGCTGGAAAAGTTGTCGGTATCGTCGCTCGTGATTTGCTGACAGACCGCACCTTTGAAATCCGTGCGCGTTTGGTCATCAATACAACAGGACCATGGAGTGATGAAGTGCGTAATCTGGGTGGAGAAGGTTCAGGCGTTCTCCAGATGCGTCCGACCAAGGGTGTGCACCTAGTTGTCGATAGCTCTCGCTTGTCTGTACCACAGCCGACTTACTTTGATACTGGCCATGCGGATGGTCGAATGGTCTTTGTCCTTCCGCGTGAAAATAAAACCTATTTTGGTACGACTGATACAGACTATACTGGTGATTTGGCAAATCCAATGGTAACCCAAGAAGATGTTGACTACCTGCTTGATATTGTCAACAATCGCTTCCCAGAAGCAAACTTGACCCTGGATGACATTGAGAGTGGTTGGGCAGGTCTTCGTCCCCTCTTGTCTGGAAATGGTGCTTCTGACTACAATGGTGGAAACAACGGTAAGCTCAGCGATGACAGCTTTAATAGCTTGATTGAAACGGTCAAAGGTTATATGAACAATGAAAAGACACGTGACGATGTGGAACATGATTTGACCCATCTGGAAGGCAGCGTTTCTGAAAAACACTTGGATCCTTCAGCTGTATCACGTGGCTCTGCCCTTGACCGTGATGACAATGGTTTGCTGACTCTTGCTGGTGGTAAGATTACTGACTTCCGTAAGATAGCGGAAGGTGCAATTGAAAAAGTGGCAGACATTCTCAAAGAAGAACATGGTCGCAGCTTCAAACTCATCAATTCTAAGACCTATCCAGTCTCTGGTGGTGAATTGAACCCTGCAAACGTAGCAGAAGAAATTGAACATCTTGCTCAACTAGGTGTGAAGAAAGGTCTCCTTTATGATGACGCCCTTTACTTGGCAAACTTGTACGGTTCAAATGCTCCAAAAGTCTTTGTATTAAACCATAAAGTAGAAGCCGTTTCTGGCTTGAACAAGCGTGATTTGCTTTCCCTTCACTATGCTATGAAGGAAGAGATGACCTTGACTGCAGTTGACTATCTTCTTCGTCGTACCAACTACATGCTCTTTATGCGTGAGCAGTTGGATGCAGTTGCGCTTGAAATCATTAAGGAAATGGCAGCTTATTATGCTTGGTCAGAGGAAGAAGTTGCTCAACAGAAACAATTGTTGGCAGATACACTTGTTAAGAATGATTTGACCTATTTGAAAGAAAAATAG
- a CDS encoding MIP/aquaporin family protein: MTNELIGEVLGTTLLVLLGNGVVAGVVLDKSKAKDAGWIVITIGWGLAVAMAAFVSGLLGTAHLNPAVSIAMAFAGNLPWASVVPYILAQFIGAFIGSILVYLMYKDHYDATEDTGAVLATFSTGPAIRNLVSNTISEAIGTFVLVLGLLAFGQYDFPTGIGTLIVGGLIVSLGVSLGGPTGYALNPARDLGPRIMHAILPLKHKGDSDWGYAWVPVVGPIIGGLLAALLYGLIF; this comes from the coding sequence ATGACAAATGAATTAATCGGTGAAGTGTTGGGAACCACCTTACTTGTCTTACTAGGTAATGGTGTGGTAGCAGGAGTAGTACTAGATAAGAGTAAGGCCAAGGATGCTGGTTGGATTGTAATCACAATTGGTTGGGGTCTAGCAGTAGCCATGGCAGCTTTTGTGAGTGGTTTATTGGGAACTGCCCACCTCAACCCAGCTGTATCAATTGCAATGGCCTTTGCAGGAAATCTCCCATGGGCTTCTGTAGTCCCTTACATCCTTGCTCAATTTATCGGAGCCTTTATCGGAAGTATCTTGGTCTACCTCATGTACAAAGATCACTACGATGCAACAGAAGACACTGGTGCTGTGTTGGCAACTTTCTCTACTGGACCTGCCATCCGCAACCTTGTTTCTAATACAATTAGCGAAGCAATCGGAACCTTTGTTTTGGTCTTGGGATTACTGGCTTTCGGTCAGTATGATTTTCCAACAGGGATTGGCACTTTAATCGTCGGTGGTTTGATTGTCTCACTCGGAGTTTCTCTTGGTGGTCCAACAGGATATGCCCTAAACCCTGCGCGTGATCTTGGTCCTCGTATCATGCATGCCATCCTTCCATTGAAGCACAAGGGAGATTCGGATTGGGGCTATGCATGGGTACCAGTAGTTGGTCCAATCATCGGAGGCTTGCTTGCGGCTCTCCTTTATGGTCTCATTTTTTAA
- a CDS encoding 2,6-dichloro-p-hydroquinone 1,2-dioxygenase: MNNTGIHHISSLVGNIHQAYHFYHHILGLKLTLKTVNQEDSSMYHLFFGDEEGRYGTEFTIFDMPNHPNHRNGTNRLERTVFLVKNFEALEFWQKRLTEFEVENEGIQAFGNGHILNFQDEDGQLLGLTYHNAIGEMFPYKIDEIPSEYAILGIASLHMRIREEKALLSLLTETFGFVEESRFVFEDKIVISLLFDNTFQHRLYLILDQESPISVMGVGAIHHIAFGVLDESDLEDLISRLNLINRPHSGIINRDFIHSLYFRAPNYLMFEVATMTGERESEMPAQNEELDQVDLFLPSFFEEDRQEIEKNLSQRY; encoded by the coding sequence ATGAACAATACAGGTATTCATCACATTTCAAGCTTGGTAGGAAACATACACCAAGCCTATCATTTTTATCATCATATTCTCGGCTTAAAATTGACCTTGAAAACTGTCAATCAAGAAGATTCAAGCATGTATCATCTCTTTTTCGGTGATGAAGAGGGCCGCTATGGAACGGAATTTACCATTTTTGATATGCCTAACCATCCCAATCATCGAAACGGAACCAATCGTTTGGAAAGAACTGTTTTTCTGGTAAAAAATTTTGAGGCATTAGAATTCTGGCAGAAAAGACTGACAGAGTTTGAAGTGGAGAATGAAGGAATTCAGGCTTTTGGAAATGGGCATATTCTGAATTTCCAAGATGAAGATGGCCAGTTGCTTGGCTTGACCTATCATAACGCTATCGGAGAAATGTTTCCGTATAAAATAGATGAAATTCCGTCGGAATACGCTATTCTTGGCATTGCCAGTCTTCACATGCGAATACGTGAAGAAAAGGCATTACTAAGTTTGCTGACAGAAACCTTCGGATTTGTTGAGGAAAGTCGATTTGTCTTTGAGGATAAGATAGTGATTTCTCTTCTCTTTGATAACACCTTCCAACATCGACTTTATTTGATACTTGACCAAGAGTCGCCAATCAGCGTTATGGGAGTCGGGGCCATTCATCATATCGCATTTGGTGTCTTAGATGAGTCCGACTTGGAAGACCTGATTAGTCGCTTAAATCTCATCAATCGTCCACATTCTGGTATCATTAATCGAGATTTCATTCATTCCTTGTACTTCCGAGCGCCAAATTACCTTATGTTTGAGGTGGCAACCATGACTGGTGAGCGCGAATCGGAAATGCCAGCTCAGAATGAAGAGTTGGATCAGGTAGACCTATTTTTGCCAAGTTTCTTTGAAGAGGATAGACAGGAAATCGAAAAAAATCTCTCCCAACGTTATTAG
- a CDS encoding alpha/beta hydrolase, whose translation MRLSAFLDFWQDLDIRDYRQITFVGFSNGANFIMGLLAKQSNLADNYILLHPSALDYAFPMENSRAEILFTLGQNDQLVDQVALEHLVDDWQASAFPRANLVRFDKGHFLSQDELTYVGNWYQERIDKKT comes from the coding sequence ATGCGCTTGTCGGCTTTTCTGGATTTTTGGCAGGACTTGGACATCCGAGATTATCGTCAGATTACTTTCGTAGGTTTTTCAAACGGTGCTAACTTTATCATGGGCTTGTTGGCCAAGCAGTCAAACCTGGCGGACAATTATATCTTGCTCCACCCTTCGGCCTTAGATTACGCTTTTCCTATGGAAAATAGCAGAGCAGAGATTTTATTTACACTGGGGCAGAATGACCAACTCGTCGACCAAGTCGCTCTTGAACATCTTGTAGATGACTGGCAAGCGTCAGCTTTTCCCAGAGCCAACCTAGTTCGTTTTGACAAGGGACATTTTTTAAGTCAGGATGAATTGACCTACGTGGGAAATTGGTATCAAGAAAGAATAGACAAAAAGACCTGA
- the pepF gene encoding oligoendopeptidase F, whose translation MTNAMPKRQEIDVQLTWDTDILFPTPDNYKENLAAYAKQVTAFESNYKGKLTDKDTIVSALTEYEKIVILDSRLSHYAFLPLEVDKMNTELASLANEYDLVSAKARPQRDFLYSELGQLDEAFLLELKEEQPQWAAFFDAILRDKPHQLHPLQEELLSNFAPTFGQPYNNYGVTKFEDMTFENFEANGETLGNSYVLFENDYELSHDTEIRRNSAAGFYSTLKKYKNTTAATYLSHIKNEQIEARLRGFDNTIDFLLHSQNVSRDLFDRQIDVIMKELAPHMRRYVKLVAKAHGLDKITHADLKISLPSEYNQRITPEESKQFLIDCLGILGEDYVKMIEQSFDERWIDFAQNEGKATGGFCATLYDGPSYILLSWTGLMNEVLVLAHELGHAGHFQLAKKQSVLSYDPSLYFIEAPSTANEVLTCNTLLKNNQDPGFQAYLISELISRTYFHNMVTHLLEAAFQREVYTRLDNEEYLNGDILCQIKLDVIKEFWGEDFEIGDDAGLIWMRQPHYYIGLYPYTYSAGLTIGTAMAKQLEEHPEEVVEKWLETLSLGASLSAQDLAKHAGVDVSTDQPLKETIAYVGSLVDKLETLI comes from the coding sequence ATGACAAATGCAATGCCTAAACGTCAAGAAATTGATGTGCAATTAACTTGGGATACGGACATTCTATTTCCGACCCCTGATAACTACAAAGAAAATTTGGCAGCCTACGCTAAGCAAGTGACAGCTTTCGAATCGAATTACAAAGGAAAGCTAACTGATAAGGATACCATCGTTTCCGCCTTAACAGAATACGAAAAAATCGTTATTCTTGATAGCAGACTTTCCCACTATGCCTTCCTTCCTTTGGAAGTCGATAAGATGAATACTGAATTGGCGAGCCTGGCCAACGAATACGACCTCGTTTCTGCCAAGGCACGTCCTCAACGAGATTTCCTCTATTCAGAACTTGGTCAATTAGATGAAGCCTTTCTACTTGAATTAAAAGAAGAACAACCACAATGGGCTGCATTCTTTGATGCTATTCTCCGTGACAAGCCGCATCAACTGCACCCACTTCAAGAAGAACTTTTATCAAATTTTGCACCAACATTTGGTCAGCCCTATAACAACTACGGTGTGACCAAGTTTGAAGATATGACATTTGAAAACTTCGAGGCAAATGGCGAAACGCTCGGCAATAGCTATGTGCTCTTTGAAAATGATTATGAGCTCAGCCATGATACCGAAATCCGTCGCAATTCAGCTGCTGGTTTCTATTCAACCTTGAAAAAATACAAGAATACAACTGCAGCAACTTATTTGTCTCATATCAAGAATGAGCAAATCGAAGCTCGCTTGCGTGGATTTGACAATACGATTGACTTCCTCTTGCATAGTCAAAATGTCTCTCGTGATCTCTTCGACCGTCAGATTGATGTCATCATGAAAGAATTGGCTCCTCACATGCGTCGCTATGTAAAATTGGTTGCTAAGGCTCATGGATTGGACAAGATCACACATGCTGACTTGAAAATCAGTCTACCATCTGAATACAACCAACGCATCACACCTGAAGAATCCAAACAATTCTTGATTGACTGCCTGGGCATTCTTGGTGAAGATTATGTGAAAATGATTGAACAATCATTTGATGAGCGTTGGATTGACTTTGCTCAAAACGAAGGTAAGGCTACTGGTGGCTTCTGTGCTACTCTTTACGATGGACCATCTTACATCCTACTTTCATGGACAGGCTTGATGAACGAGGTCTTGGTATTGGCTCACGAATTGGGACATGCTGGTCATTTCCAATTGGCTAAGAAACAAAGTGTCCTTAGCTACGATCCATCCCTCTACTTCATCGAGGCGCCTTCTACTGCAAATGAAGTCTTGACATGTAACACCCTTTTGAAAAACAACCAAGACCCTGGCTTCCAGGCTTACTTGATTAGCGAGTTGATCAGCCGTACTTACTTCCACAACATGGTCACTCACTTGCTTGAAGCAGCCTTCCAACGTGAAGTCTACACTCGTTTGGACAATGAAGAATACCTCAACGGTGATATTCTCTGCCAAATCAAGTTGGATGTCATCAAGGAATTCTGGGGTGAAGACTTTGAAATCGGTGACGATGCAGGTCTTATCTGGATGCGTCAACCACACTACTACATTGGTTTGTATCCATATACCTACTCAGCTGGTTTGACCATCGGTACGGCTATGGCGAAACAATTGGAAGAACATCCTGAAGAAGTTGTTGAAAAATGGTTGGAAACCTTGTCACTCGGTGCAAGTCTTTCTGCCCAAGACCTTGCTAAGCACGCAGGTGTTGACGTTTCAACTGACCAACCACTCAAAGAAACCATTGCCTATGTTGGTTCATTGGTGGATAAATTGGAAACACTAATCTAA
- a CDS encoding ATP cone domain-containing protein, with amino-acid sequence MQVIKRSGEIVEFDPDKIYQAIIKAAQTVYVIDETWRKNLAQVTKKVVLDLEEAHTERPTISMVQSQVEHRLLDAGYISIAEHYISYRLQRDLERNGYGDKIIVHLRFEQVR; translated from the coding sequence ATGCAAGTCATTAAACGTAGTGGAGAGATTGTTGAATTTGATCCAGATAAAATCTACCAAGCCATCATTAAAGCTGCACAGACAGTCTATGTCATTGATGAAACTTGGCGGAAAAATCTTGCTCAGGTCACAAAGAAAGTAGTGCTTGACTTGGAAGAAGCTCATACAGAGCGACCAACGATTAGCATGGTTCAGTCGCAAGTTGAACATCGTCTTTTAGATGCAGGGTATATTTCTATTGCTGAGCATTACATTTCCTATCGCTTGCAACGTGATTTAGAACGTAACGGCTATGGCGATAAGATTATTGTACATCTGCGTTTTGAACAAGTACGTTAA
- the nox gene encoding H2O-forming NADH oxidase encodes MAKIVVVGANHAGTAAIKTMLTNYGQENEIVVFDQNSNISFLGCGMALWIGEQIGGPEGLFYSNKEELESLGATVYMESPVTNIDYDAKTVTALVNGQEHVESFEKLLFATGSQPILPPIKGAEIKEGSLEFEATLENLQFVKLYQNSADVIEKLKNKDINRVAVVGAGYIGVELAEAFQRKGKEVVLIDVVDTCLAGYYDRDLSDLMAKNLEEHGIKLAFGETVKEVAGNGKVEKIITDKNEYDVDMVILAVGFRPNTALAGEGIERFRNGAFLVNKRQETSIPGVYAIGDCATIYDNATGDTSYIALASNAVRTGIVAAHNICGTDLEGIGVQGSNGISIYGLNLVSTGLTLEKATRLGLNAAVTEVTDNQKPEFMEHGNFPVTIKIVYDKDSRRILGAQMAAREDISLGIHLFSLAIQEGVTIEKLALTDLFFLPHFNKPYNYITVAALGAE; translated from the coding sequence ATGGCTAAAATCGTTGTTGTCGGTGCTAACCATGCTGGTACTGCCGCAATCAAAACTATGTTGACAAATTATGGTCAAGAAAATGAAATCGTTGTATTTGACCAAAACTCAAATATTTCATTCTTGGGTTGTGGTATGGCTTTGTGGATCGGTGAGCAAATTGGCGGTCCTGAAGGACTTTTCTACTCAAACAAAGAAGAGTTGGAGAGCTTGGGTGCGACAGTATACATGGAGTCACCTGTTACAAACATTGACTATGATGCCAAAACAGTTACAGCGCTTGTAAATGGTCAAGAACATGTTGAATCATTTGAAAAACTTCTTTTCGCAACTGGTTCACAACCTATCTTACCACCAATCAAAGGAGCTGAAATCAAAGAAGGTTCGCTTGAATTTGAAGCAACTCTTGAAAACTTGCAATTTGTTAAATTGTACCAAAACTCAGCAGATGTTATTGAAAAATTGAAAAACAAAGACATCAACCGCGTCGCAGTTGTTGGTGCTGGTTACATCGGTGTTGAGCTTGCGGAAGCATTCCAACGTAAAGGTAAAGAAGTAGTACTTATTGATGTTGTGGATACATGTTTGGCTGGGTACTATGACCGTGACTTGTCAGACCTTATGGCTAAAAACTTGGAAGAGCATGGTATCAAACTTGCCTTCGGCGAAACTGTTAAAGAAGTTGCTGGTAATGGTAAAGTTGAGAAAATCATCACTGACAAGAACGAATACGATGTTGACATGGTTATCTTGGCTGTTGGTTTCCGTCCAAACACTGCGCTTGCAGGTGAAGGAATCGAGCGCTTCCGTAATGGTGCCTTCCTTGTAAACAAACGTCAAGAAACTTCTATCCCAGGCGTTTACGCTATCGGTGACTGTGCAACAATCTACGACAACGCTACTGGCGATACAAGCTACATCGCTTTGGCTTCAAATGCAGTACGTACTGGTATCGTAGCAGCTCACAACATCTGTGGCACTGACCTTGAAGGTATCGGTGTACAAGGTTCTAACGGTATCTCTATCTACGGTCTTAACCTTGTATCAACAGGTTTGACACTTGAAAAAGCTACTCGTCTTGGTTTGAACGCTGCTGTTACTGAAGTAACAGACAACCAAAAACCAGAATTCATGGAGCACGGCAACTTCCCTGTCACTATCAAGATTGTTTACGATAAAGATTCACGTCGTATCCTTGGTGCGCAAATGGCTGCTCGTGAAGACATCTCATTGGGTATCCACCTCTTCTCATTGGCAATCCAAGAAGGTGTAACAATCGAAAAATTGGCCTTGACAGACTTGTTCTTCTTGCCACACTTCAACAAACCATACAACTACATCACAGTAGCTGCCTTGGGTGCTGAATAA